A stretch of the uncultured Desulfobacter sp. genome encodes the following:
- the recJ gene encoding single-stranded-DNA-specific exonuclease RecJ has product MEIKLKYTTPDREVIQRLQKALNCHPVIAGLLADKGITSTDEANFFLNPDYSRLSNPFELKDMDKAVERIYTAVINKEKILIFGDFDADGVTATAMLYQFLGLVEADLSWYVPHRTKEGYSLQLPHIEMAVSMDVDLIITVDCGIGSHEAVEAATTEDIDVIITDHHEPDTAVPKALAVINPKQVDCDACLEYLAGVGVAFYLIMGLRKVFRDNGVWEKYPEPQLSEYLDLFTIGTIGDMVPLVQDNRVLCVAGMKRIRMGLRPAIVSMAHTSRVDMDKLDSDDISFKIVPRLNAAGRISHARICVSHLTCPAPAQTETTAVLLDELNRKRQLIEKEIVEDIERRIADDPSILDNRLIVLWDARWQASVLGIAASRLARKHGCPVVLLNSKDDIAKGSCRSINQINIHEIFSEIRNLLESFGGHAMAAGLSVKKENLDRLKPALTKVLNLVCTEKDFHPVQTIDAVIKLSDITPELVRQIDMLRPFGTGNPEPVFLIENVWVVSSIIMGGCHRKMILKDQSGEHQMEALHFNLSDTTCLPEFFPKLMVKLKADRFKLNHVQGVVQDL; this is encoded by the coding sequence ATGGAAATCAAACTAAAATATACAACACCTGACAGAGAAGTTATTCAAAGACTTCAAAAGGCCCTAAACTGTCATCCTGTTATCGCAGGACTGCTGGCGGACAAAGGGATCACCTCCACCGATGAAGCAAATTTTTTTCTGAACCCTGATTATTCAAGGCTGAGCAACCCCTTTGAATTAAAAGACATGGACAAAGCCGTAGAACGAATCTATACGGCGGTAATTAATAAAGAAAAAATTCTTATTTTTGGTGATTTTGATGCGGACGGAGTAACGGCGACTGCCATGCTTTACCAATTTCTTGGCCTGGTAGAAGCGGATCTGTCCTGGTATGTGCCCCACAGAACAAAAGAAGGCTACAGCCTTCAATTGCCCCACATTGAAATGGCCGTATCCATGGATGTAGATCTGATCATCACTGTGGACTGCGGCATCGGTTCCCATGAAGCGGTTGAGGCGGCTACCACAGAAGACATTGACGTCATCATCACCGACCACCATGAACCGGACACAGCTGTCCCCAAAGCCTTAGCCGTTATTAATCCAAAGCAGGTCGACTGCGACGCCTGTCTTGAATACCTGGCAGGTGTCGGCGTTGCATTTTATCTAATTATGGGCCTGCGCAAAGTTTTCAGGGACAACGGGGTATGGGAAAAATATCCGGAACCCCAATTATCCGAATACCTGGACCTGTTCACCATCGGTACCATTGGAGACATGGTCCCTCTGGTTCAGGACAACCGGGTGCTTTGCGTGGCAGGAATGAAACGCATTCGCATGGGGCTTCGCCCGGCCATTGTTTCCATGGCACACACATCAAGGGTTGACATGGATAAGCTGGATTCCGACGACATTTCATTTAAAATTGTACCAAGGCTGAATGCCGCCGGCCGCATCTCCCATGCAAGAATCTGTGTTTCTCACCTGACCTGCCCTGCCCCGGCCCAAACCGAGACAACCGCAGTCCTTCTTGATGAACTGAATAGAAAACGCCAGCTCATTGAAAAAGAGATTGTTGAGGATATTGAGCGGCGCATTGCAGATGATCCGTCCATACTTGACAACCGACTTATTGTATTGTGGGACGCAAGATGGCAGGCATCCGTGCTCGGTATTGCCGCATCAAGGCTTGCCCGAAAGCATGGATGCCCGGTGGTGCTTCTGAACTCAAAGGATGACATTGCAAAAGGATCATGCCGGAGCATTAATCAAATAAATATACACGAAATATTCTCAGAAATCCGGAATCTGCTGGAAAGCTTTGGGGGACATGCCATGGCAGCAGGATTATCGGTCAAAAAAGAAAACCTTGACCGACTGAAACCTGCGCTCACAAAAGTTCTGAATTTGGTCTGCACGGAAAAAGACTTCCACCCTGTCCAAACAATTGATGCCGTCATTAAATTATCGGACATTACCCCGGAACTTGTCCGGCAGATAGATATGCTTCGCCCATTTGGCACAGGCAATCCTGAACCTGTCTTCCTTATAGAGAACGTATGGGTGGTGTCATCGATCATCATGGGCGGCTGCCATCGGAAAATGATCCTGAAGGATCAAAGCGGGGAACACCAGATGGAGGCATTGCACTTCAACCTATCCGACACAACGTGCCTGCCCGAATTTTTCCCAAAACTTATGGTTAAGCTCAAAGCGGACAGATTTAAGCTAAATCATGTTCAGGGTGTTGTTCAGGATTTGTGA
- a CDS encoding DUF4911 domain-containing protein encodes MQSVVKEYMVDKVKIGFIRFIFEAYEGLAVVTTLEPGTGHIRLAMPPDRQDEVNMVTQALKKDFYFEPK; translated from the coding sequence ATGCAATCTGTTGTAAAAGAATATATGGTGGATAAGGTAAAAATCGGATTTATCCGATTTATTTTTGAAGCCTATGAAGGTTTAGCCGTTGTCACAACATTGGAGCCCGGAACCGGCCATATCCGGCTTGCCATGCCCCCTGACCGGCAGGACGAGGTGAATATGGTCACGCAAGCGTTGAAAAAGGATTTTTATTTTGAGCCCAAATAA